One Ursus arctos isolate Adak ecotype North America unplaced genomic scaffold, UrsArc2.0 scaffold_15, whole genome shotgun sequence genomic region harbors:
- the HIGD2A gene encoding HIG1 domain family member 2A, mitochondrial yields MAAPGPVTPGAPFEPSQPPVIEGFSPSIYNTQESFKEKFLRKTRENPMVPIGCLGTAAALTYGLYCFHRDQSHRSQLMMRTRIAAQGFTVAAILLGLAASAMKSRS; encoded by the exons ATGGCAGCTCCTGGTCCTGTGACTCCGGGGGCACCTTTTGAACCATCACAGCCCCCAGTCATTGAGGGCTTTAGCCCCAGTATCTACAACACTCAAGAAAGCTTCAAGGAAAAATTTCTTCGCAAGACCCGCGAGAACCCAATGGTACCCATAG GCTGCCTGGGCACGGCGGCCGCCCTAACCTACGGCCTCTACTGCTTCCACCGGGATCAGAGCCACCGCTCTCAGCTCATGATGCGCACCCGGATCGCTGCCCAGGGCTTCACGGTCGCAGCCATCTTGCTGGGTCTGGCTGCATCTGCTATGAAGTCTCGATCCTGA
- the NOP16 gene encoding nucleolar protein 16 isoform X2: protein MPKAKGKTRRQKFGYNVNRKRLNRNARRKAAPRIECSHIRHAWDHAKSVRQNLAEMGLAMDPNKAVPLRKRKVKAMEVDGDERPKELVRKPYVLSDLEAEASLPEKKGNTLSRDLIDYVRYMVENHGEDYKIWLQWTRVPKWDQLAVDGA from the exons ATGCCCAAGGCCAAGGGGAAGACCAGGAGGCAGAAGTTCGGTTACAATGTTAACCGGAAGCGTCTGAACCGGAATGCTCGACGGAAAGCAGCACCACGGATCGAGTG CTCCCACATCCGACATGCCTGGGACCACGCCAAATCGGTGCGGCAGAACCTGGCCGAGATGGGGTTGGCTATGGACCCCAACAAGGCGGTGCCCCTCCGTAAGAGAAAG GTGAAGGCCATGGAGGTGGACGGAGATGAGAGGCCGAAGGAGCTTGTGCGGAAGCCCTATGTGCTAAGTG ACCTAGAGGCAGAAGCCAGCcttccagaaaagaaaggaaacactcTGTCTCGAGACCTCATTGACTATGTGCGCTACATGGTGGAGAATCATGGGGAGGACTATAAG atctgGCTGCAGTGGACTCGGGTGCCCAAGTGGGATCAGCTGGCTGTGGATGGAGCATAA
- the NOP16 gene encoding nucleolar protein 16 isoform X1 produces MPKAKGKTRRQKFGYNVNRKRLNRNARRKAAPRIECSHIRHAWDHAKSVRQNLAEMGLAMDPNKAVPLRKRKVKAMEVDGDERPKELVRKPYVLSDLEAEASLPEKKGNTLSRDLIDYVRYMVENHGEDYKAMARDEKNYYQDTPKQIRNKINVYKRFYPAEWQTFIDSLQKNRMEVE; encoded by the exons ATGCCCAAGGCCAAGGGGAAGACCAGGAGGCAGAAGTTCGGTTACAATGTTAACCGGAAGCGTCTGAACCGGAATGCTCGACGGAAAGCAGCACCACGGATCGAGTG CTCCCACATCCGACATGCCTGGGACCACGCCAAATCGGTGCGGCAGAACCTGGCCGAGATGGGGTTGGCTATGGACCCCAACAAGGCGGTGCCCCTCCGTAAGAGAAAG GTGAAGGCCATGGAGGTGGACGGAGATGAGAGGCCGAAGGAGCTTGTGCGGAAGCCCTATGTGCTAAGTG ACCTAGAGGCAGAAGCCAGCcttccagaaaagaaaggaaacactcTGTCTCGAGACCTCATTGACTATGTGCGCTACATGGTGGAGAATCATGGGGAGGACTATAAG GCTATGGCCCGGGATGAGAAGAATTACTATCAAGATACCCCGAAACAGATTCGGAATAAGATCAACGTCTATAAGCGTTTTTACCCAGCAGAGTGGCAAACCTTCATTGATTCTTTGCAGAAGAATAGGATGGAGGTTGAATGA